The following are encoded together in the Xiphophorus hellerii strain 12219 chromosome 3, Xiphophorus_hellerii-4.1, whole genome shotgun sequence genome:
- the LOC116716940 gene encoding ribonuclease P protein subunit p38-like, producing the protein MTSAAKPSKKALKKQVRSKASFTSPFSAKWSPLLPKDKDFILRTLKDKIIATGLKKEEVKMPHQWRKKKENKPDVAVEPVPQASEEALGPNPTRNGWTDTAARRQLAIGINEVTKALERNQLRLLLVCKSVRPQLMTNHLIALSATRGVPACQVPRLSESVAELLGLKSVLSLGFRRCSSEDQEMFRDTVDAIKPRVPSLEVDWLTDEAAAVPAELTADLEEEDEGEEQMEEGKEEEGGRRARKRKLEIESEITDSALSCTLRPLKVKRIVPNPDKKRKTKLKKQK; encoded by the coding sequence ATGACATCTGCAGCAAAACCATCTAAGAAAGCGCTCAAAAAGCAGGTCCGAAGTAAGGCCTCCTTTACGTCACCCTTCAGTGCAAAATGGAGCCCACTTTTACCGAAAGACAAGGATTTCATCCTGAGAACTTTAAAGGACAAAATAATTGCCACAGGCCTGAAGAAGGAAGAGGTGAAAATGCCTCACCAGTGGAGGAAAAAGAAGGAGAATAAACCAGATGTTGCTGTGGAGCCTGTTCCCCAGGCGAGTGAGGAGGCGCTGGGGCCCAACCCTACCAGAAACGGCTGGACAGATACGGCGGCCAGACGGCAGCTGGCCATCGGCATCAACGAGGTCACCAAGGCACTAGAGAGGAACCAGCTCCGGCTGCTGCTTGTTTGTAAGTCCGTCAGACCGCAGCTCATGACGAACCACCTGATCGCTCTGAGCGCAACGAGAGGCGTGCCGGCCTGCCAGGTGCCCCGCCTGAGCGAGAGCGTGGCGGAGCTCCTGGGGCTCAAAAGCGTCCTCTCTCTGGGGTTCAGGCGGTGTTCTTCTGAAGACCAGGAGATGTTCAGAGACACGGTGGATGCCATTAAACCCAGAGTGCCTTCACTGGAAGTCGATTGGCTGACAGATGAAGCAGCTGCAGTGCCAGCTGAACTCACGGCTGACCTGGAAGAGGAAGACGAGGGAGAGGAGCAGATGGAGGAAgggaaggaggaggaaggtggGAGAAGAGCACGAAAACGGAAACTGGAGATTGAATCTGAAATCACAGACTCTGCCTTATCCTGCACTCTGCGGCCTTTGAAAGTAAAGAGAATTGTTCCAAACCCcgataagaaaagaaaaacaaaactgaagaaacagaaatga